The DNA window CCCAACCCCAAGAGGAGAgccgcggaggaggcggcggcggcggccggcctccCTGACGAAGCCCTCGTGGAGATCCTCTCACGCCTCCCCGTCAAGCCGCTGTGCCGATCCAAGTGCGTCGCCAAGGCCTGGCGCGACCTCATCGCCGACCCCCTCCACCGCAGGAAGCTGCCCCGAACCCTAGTGGGGTTCTTCTATGGCAGCGTCGGGCGCACGGCCTGCTGGCCGCGCCAGCGCCAGGAGTATGTGAATTTCATCAACCTGATGTGGACATCCCCCGCGCCTTTCGTCGACCCGCCATTCCCCTTCCTGGAGGACCTTCCCGGCATCGAGAATGTCCGTCTCCTGGGTTCCGGCAACGGGCTCCTCCTCTTCGATTACGTCCCCACATCGCTGGATCTGGGCCTCGTCGTGTGCAACCCCGCCACGAAGCAATGGGTGGCCGTGCCGGGCAAATGTACTCCGGAATACCCAGGCT is part of the Panicum hallii strain FIL2 chromosome 2, PHallii_v3.1, whole genome shotgun sequence genome and encodes:
- the LOC112880220 gene encoding putative F-box protein At3g16210; protein product: MDCPNPKRRAAEEAAAAAGLPDEALVEILSRLPVKPLCRSKCVAKAWRDLIADPLHRRKLPRTLVGFFYGSVGRTACWPRQRQEYVNFINLMWTSPAPFVDPPFPFLEDLPGIENVRLLGSGNGLLLFDYVPTSLDLGLVVCNPATKQWVAVPGKCTPEYPGYPVKHTSLIFDPAASSDFHVVQFWEKSCKTLVHVYSSKTGCGVAADVTGVAFTGSGYNVIAIHPDHNLIFLFQNWNQKLISYDMDSREVRDICTLARGYGGITPYVPFFLELAALENKD